The nucleotide sequence CCTAGACTCAGCAGCCGCACCTCTATGAGTATCTTTCTCTTCACTATCCGCCCCCTAAACCGGTCCCCCACCCATTTTCCTCGCCCTCACCTCCCCCCAAAACCGGTCCTTGTGTGCCAACCTGTCACACTCACCTCCCCCTAAACCGGTCAATGCGTGCCAACCTGTCACACTTACCTCCCCCTAAACCGGTGAACATGTGCCATCCTGTCACACTCACCTCCCCCCCCACGCCGGTCACGGACCGATTTCGCTGAGGGTCGAAGTGCTTTTCCCAAAATCACCGACCCTCCCAGCCGACTCGCTACGCCACCGCAAGCCCCACTCCCCCTGATTAAAAAAATCGCCAGCCACGTCGTCCGGGGGCAGGAACGCGCGTGGCTGGCGAGGTGTCGTCGCTCTGGCGAGGTGTTGTCGCTCTGGCGAGGTGGTCGTGCGCGGGGGATCAGGCCATCGTCGGCTCCGGCTGCGGCTCCACCTCCCCGGCTCCGGGCTCCGCTCCCTCCACAATCTCCTCGCCGGTCTCCGGGTTGACGTCGGTCGGCGATCGGTGACGGCTGTAGGCCTGGGCGACGCGCTCCTGCTGGTCGAGGAGCGGCTCCAGGATCCGCGCACGCAGCGCGGCGCTGGACGCGTCGCCAGCGTCGAGGTGGTAGAGAATGCCGATGAGCACGCTGCAGGTGACCTCATGGAGCTGATGACGCGCAGCCCGCACCTGGTCAAAACTCACGCCGGGATCCCGGTCGCGGTCGAGCTCCGCCTTAAACTCGCCAGTCAGCCGCCGCAGACGCTCCACGGCCCGGCCGAGGCCCAGCGCGTCGACGTGTTGGGAAAAGCGCTCGTCGAGCCTGACGAGCATGGCGTCGATCTGCCCCTCCTGCACCTCGAAGGCCTGCTGAGTGATGGCGGCGACGCCCTGACCAAAGAAGGTGCGATGAAGCTCGCGGGCCATCTCCACCTCCGGAGCCCCCTCATCGCCGACCATCTGGGCCTTGATGCTGCCCTCCAGCGCGGAGAGCTGCGCATCGATCTGGTTGTCGATAAGCGCGGCCTGACCGCGGGCTTTGGTGACGTTGGCCCGGGCCGTGGACCATGACAACTCCAGGGCCAGCGTGTGCTCGGAGAGCTTGAGCGCCTGGTCGAGGCGCTCCTCCAGGCCGGGGAGCGAGGCGTCCTTGACCCGAGCGCGCATCAGGCGCAGCGCGCGGGCGTAGCGCCCCGTCGGCATGCGGCGAAGGTTCATAAAGTCTGCGTTTTCCATGTCGTTTCTCCATGCGTCGACGACAACGGCGCCCTCAAGCTGCCGCGCGTCACATCAATGAATGCCTCGCCAGCGATCTGGCAGGGCGCCCCGGACGAAACGCAGATCCCCCTACGACAATACGACATGGAGCTGACGGATCTGGTGTGCGTGAGCGTTAAGGTAGCCCGGTGAAGCGGTGGGGTGTCAAGGGGGAGGAGGGTTCGGTCAGGCTACTTTTCTGAGCCGATGCGGGGCCCCACACAGAGGCACCGTGGATGTAATTTTCGTGTATGGGGATCTTTCTCGCGCGAGAAAACTTCGTATACACGAAAACATCGTGCCAGGTGAGCGCCTGACAGGAATAAGTAGCTGCTGAACGCTCTTTTTGTTTTCGTATATGTCGCATTTTCTCACGCGAGAAAATCCCTTATATACGAAAATAACATTGCCAGCATCAGATTCAGGTTCTATTTTCGTACATGCCGCATTTTCTCCGCGAAAGATCCCCCCCCAGGGAGCCGACGATGAAAGAACTTCAGTTCCAACAGATTCTCCAAGACACCTGGTCGAACTCCCGCGATATGTACGCGCCACTACGCGTGGAAGACTTTACCTTCGAGCCAACGATAGCTGGCGAGTCCACCGCCGACGTGGTCTTCACCCTTCAATGGCGAGGAAGAACGCTCTCGTTCATGGGAGAGTTGAAGTCATCCGCGACCCCCCGCTCCATGATGCAGGCCATGGAGCGAACTCAGTATCCAGGGGGGGGCGAATCCCCGGAAACCCTACCGGCCCTGCTCCTGCCCTACCTCTCGCCGGGAATCGTCGAGCAGCTTGAGCGCGCGGACGTGAGCGCATTTGACCTCAATGGCAACTTCTTCATCCAGAGCCCGGACTTTGTCGCGATTCGCGTCGATCGGCCCAACGCCTATCCCACGTCTCGCGATATCAAGAAGATTTACACCTACAACAGCTCCATCGTCGGTCGTTTTCTGCTTCGCAAAAATCGCACCTTCGAGCAGGTGAACGAAATCTACGAGAGCATCCAGGAACTTGGCGGTGGCATCAGCCTCTCCACCCTCTCCAAGGTGCTCAAAGGCCTCGCGGACGACATCCTCATCGAGAAAGAATTCGGAGCCATCCGGGTTCTCCAGGCCCAGGAGCTGATGCAGAACCTCATAGACGGATATCGCCCCCCCCGAGTCCGTGAGGAATGGAAGCTCAAGCTGCCCGATGACATCTCCGCTCAGCGCAAAATTTTCAATATGGCGCTCGGCGAGGAGGGGTGGATGTGGAGCGGCGAAAGCTCCGCCCCCGCCTACGTTGCGACCACCTCACCCGCGCCAGGAAAGGTCTTTACCCCCAAGCATCTCTCAACGAACAACCCTTTGCAGGAGTTTGAGAGCCAACGCTTCTACAACGTCATCCTCCAGCAGACCGACGACGCCTACGTCTACTTCGATCGAAGGGACAAACTGGCCTCCCCCATCGAGTCCTGCCTGGCACTCTCTCAACTCGACAAACGAGAGCGCCAGATCGCCGGCCAGATCAAATACTCTATCCTGGAGCGCTTTGATGACCGTTTTTGACGCACTCTTTCAGCAGCTCATCGTCTTGAAACGACACCTTGATCAGGCGGCCGTTCCCTTCATTCTCGGGGGCGGCATGGGCTTGTGGTTAAGAGACACTTTTATGACCGGCCAGCGCTCTCCCCGTTACGAAAGGGTCCTTCCCTCGCGCTCCACCGAGGATCTCGACCTCTTGCTGTCGGCCGAGGTCATCATCGACCCGACTCAAATGAAGGATCTACGCGACATTCTAAAAAGCCTCGGTTTCACCGCAGTCGTGAACTACATGCAGTTCGAACACGAGCTGACCGTGGGAGGTCATCGCCAGACCGTTAAGGTGGATCTTCTCGCTTCGCCCCCGCATGAGGACCGCCTCAATGACGTTAAAATCACCGCCTTTCGAATACGGCCGAAACAAACAAAGAAGATTCACGCGTATTTGACTCGAGAAGCCGCGGGTATCCACATCTCTCCAATAACCCTCGATGTCAGCTCGGGGCTCCAGAGCACCGCTCCTGCTGAAGTCCAGATCCCTTCAAGTCTCAACTATCTGGTTTTGAAACTTCACGCCTTCAAAGACCGGCACGACATCTCCGATACAAATCCAGACGGCGGTCGCCATCACGCCCTGGATATCTTTCGCATCGTTACAGACATGCGCCAGTCGGACTGGAAGTCAGCGCAACACCACACGAGCACAGAAAAGGAGATGGAGTACCTACAAGTCGCCGCCTATCTGCAACGGCGCTTTTTTAGCAATGTGTCTGCGCTCGGTGCCGTTCGGATTCGTGAAAACCAGAGCTATCAGAACGAACGCGCTACCTTTGACACCTACTTGCCCCTGGTCCTTAACGACCTCGACGAGCTCTTTAGCGATGTCGAGAATCCTGCTGAGGACGTGTTCGCGAGATGGGGTTTGCGGCAATGAAAGCCTGAGCGTGTGTCTCTGCGTGCAACGAGCTTTTTAGTGACCCACGGTCACCTCCAAACTGACCCACGGTCACCTCTCAAACTGACCCACGGTCACCTCTCAAACTGACCTACGGTCACCTCTCAAACTGACCCACGGTCACCTCTCAGCCTCTATCTTCGCGCACTTCAGACGACCCACGGTCACCTCCACAACTGACCCACGGTCACCTCCCCCACCCCATTTTGAAACCGACTGCAGGTCTCCTCAATCCTATCCCGCACAACCCGAGCGACATCATTATTCTCATAATGCTACTCTCGCTCGTCTCGACCTACCGACCCTTTTCTCCCGGCCTGAACGTTTTGAAACAGGAGCCCCGATGCTGAAAAAAATCGCCAAAAAAGCCAACGACGCTGTCACCCGAGTCAAATTCGGCAAGCCCCCCGAGGGCCCCGGACCGGCCTCGCTGGAGGAGGCCGAGCTTGTCGGGCTTCACGGTGCCCCCCTGCCGACGGAAGCCTACCGGGGCAAGGTCGTGCTCTTCGTCAACGTCGCCAGCCGCTGCGGACTCACCCCGCAGTACGAGACGCTGGTGGCGATTCGCGAGCGCTTTCATGCCCGGGGATTTGAGATCGTGGGAGCCCCCTGCAACCAGTTTCTGGGCCAGGAGCCCGGCTCGGCCGAGGAGATCGAGAGCTTCTGCGCGGTGACCTACGGCGTGGACTTTCCGCTCCTCAACAAGCAGGAGGTCAACGGCGGCGGGCGCAGCCCCCTCTACCAGTTTCTCATCAACAGCGAGGCCGGCGGCGGCGAGAACATCAGCTGGAATTTTGAAAAATTCATCGTGGATCGGGAGGGGGAGGTGCGCTTTCGCTTCGCCCCCTCGGTCCAGCCGGACGCGCCGGAGGTGATCGCGGCGATTGAGTCGTTGCTCTGAGCCCGACGGACCGAAGCCCGCAGGTCGCGCCGCCCTGACGGCAGACCTTCAGGCGCTTCGGCCTCCCTGGACCACTCAAATCCAGGGATCACCGCCAAACCTCACATCTTGACCTGTCTCAAACACCTTCCCGCACTTGAAACACCCACATCCTGCGCTTCGACACCCCCTCCCTCCCTTAAAACAGGTGCGTCGAACACTTCGAGCCCCCCTCCCGCACCAGCGGAACAGGTGTCGTTCGCCTCGACACGCCTTCCCGCACTTGAAACACACGCGTCGTTTGCTCCGACACACCTCCTTCAGCCGGCGCATACCCCGCCGAACACTTCGACACACCTCCTTCAGCCGGCGCATACCCCGCCGAACACTTCGACACACCTCCTTCAGCCGGCGCATACCCCGCCGAACACTTCGACACAACTCCTTCAGCCGGCGCATACCCCGCCGAACACTTCGACACACCTCCTTCAGCCGGCGCATACCCCGCCGAACACTTCGACACACCTCCTTCAGCCGGCGCATACCCCATCGGGCACTTCGACACATCTCTTTCAATTCAAACGCCCGTGCCGAACACTTCGCCAGCTCTCTTTCAATTTAAAAGTGTGACGTCCAAGCGCATGAACATTGGGGCTTCGGGCATTCGATCGGTCACCGCGTTCATCTCCACCGATGACGAGAACCCGCGCCTCTGAGGTGACCCACGGTCATCTCAAATCTGACCCACGGTCGTTTTCGAGCAGCTGACCCTGGGTCGATCTGGAGCAGGTGACCCACGGTCACGTTTCACCCGCATAAACGCTCGTGCTCAGCCGACCCTCGGCCATCTCGAAGGGGACCCCGGGTCATGTTTCCGGGTCATGTTTCCAATGACCCACGGTCATCTCTCAGGTGACCCTGGGTCGATCTGGAGCAGGTGACCCACGGTCACGTTTCACCCGCATAAACGCTCGCGATCAGCTGACCCTCGGTCATCTCTCAGGTGACCCACGGTCAACTTTCAGGTGACCCACGGTCGTGATTTTCCAGCGATCTCGGGTCAACTTTCAGGTGACCCACGGTCGTGATTTTCCAGCGATCTCGAGCACGAACTCGACCTCGACCTCGACCTCAACCTCGTACTGGTTCTCGACCTCGACCTCGTACTGGTTCTCGTACTCGATCTCGGGCTCGACCTCGATCTCGCCACAACCCGCGCCCCCCCGACCGCCCATTACGAACCTCCCCACTCCGCACACCACCGGCGCCCCACAACCACCCAACCACCCAACCACCTAACCACAACACGCCCCCCACCAGACGCCCATTACGAACCTCCCCACTCCGCACACCACCGGCGCCACACAACCACACAACCACAACCCGCACACCCCCATCCTCCCACACGAACCTCCCCACAACGCAAACCCCCAACACAACCCACACGCATCCCCCCCACCACCCCCCCCCACCACGCACCTTTTGCGCCAAACCGCCCCCACACGCAAAACGTGCACCCCCACCCCCACGCCAACCCGCCACTTCCACGCTCCGACCGCCCCTCGGCGCACCCGACCGCCCCTCGGCACACCCATTGCAGACCACACGCTCGGCACCCTCCCTCCCCGCACACCGAGCTTCCATGGACTCAGCCTCCCCCCAAAACTCGCCGGTTCTGCCTCCCGACCGGCTCCGAGCTGCGCGGCGACTCTTCATCG is from Lujinxingia sediminis and encodes:
- a CDS encoding glutathione peroxidase, which gives rise to MLKKIAKKANDAVTRVKFGKPPEGPGPASLEEAELVGLHGAPLPTEAYRGKVVLFVNVASRCGLTPQYETLVAIRERFHARGFEIVGAPCNQFLGQEPGSAEEIESFCAVTYGVDFPLLNKQEVNGGGRSPLYQFLINSEAGGGENISWNFEKFIVDREGEVRFRFAPSVQPDAPEVIAAIESLL